A section of the Microbulbifer pacificus genome encodes:
- a CDS encoding acyl-CoA dehydrogenase family protein: MIQRTVFTPEHEQFRDSVRKFLEAEAAPFHHQWEKDGQVDRELWRKAGTMGFLCPQVPEAYGGLELDFGYNAIVDEEISRLGLTGIGWGLHSDIAVPYIVNYGTEEQKQKYLPGCISGDIVTAIAMTEPGAGSDLQGVRTTAVKNGDHYLLNGSKTFITNGQHADLVVVVAKTNPAAGAAGVSLFLVESDWPGFKKGTNLEKVGMKAQDTSELFFDDVKVPVDNLLGGEGQGFIYLMQELPQERLSVAVNAIANAEAAIGWTIEYVRDRKAFGKPIAAFQNTQFKLAELDSELTALRVFIDKCLELHYEEKLDVSTAAKAKLLATDFQCKLLDECMQLHGGFGYMWEYPIARAWADARVQRIYAGTNEIMKLIISRELLKDH, encoded by the coding sequence ATGATCCAGAGAACCGTATTTACCCCGGAACACGAACAGTTTCGCGACAGCGTGCGCAAATTCCTCGAAGCCGAGGCCGCGCCCTTTCACCACCAATGGGAGAAAGACGGCCAGGTAGATAGAGAGCTGTGGCGCAAGGCCGGCACCATGGGCTTTCTGTGCCCGCAGGTGCCGGAAGCTTACGGTGGCCTGGAACTGGATTTTGGCTACAACGCCATCGTCGATGAGGAAATTTCCCGCCTGGGGCTCACCGGAATTGGCTGGGGCCTGCACTCGGATATCGCGGTGCCCTACATCGTCAATTACGGCACCGAGGAACAAAAGCAGAAGTACCTGCCCGGCTGTATCAGCGGCGACATCGTCACCGCCATTGCCATGACCGAACCCGGTGCTGGTTCCGACCTGCAGGGAGTGCGCACCACCGCGGTCAAAAACGGCGATCACTACCTGCTGAACGGTTCCAAAACCTTTATTACCAACGGCCAGCACGCCGACCTGGTGGTGGTGGTGGCCAAAACCAATCCCGCCGCCGGTGCCGCGGGCGTCAGCCTGTTTCTGGTAGAGTCCGATTGGCCAGGATTCAAGAAAGGCACCAACCTGGAAAAAGTGGGCATGAAGGCCCAGGACACCTCCGAGCTGTTCTTCGACGATGTAAAAGTGCCTGTGGATAACTTGCTGGGTGGCGAAGGTCAGGGCTTTATCTACCTGATGCAGGAACTGCCCCAGGAGCGCCTCAGCGTCGCGGTCAATGCCATTGCCAACGCCGAGGCGGCCATCGGCTGGACCATAGAATACGTCAGGGATCGCAAGGCATTTGGCAAACCCATCGCCGCCTTTCAGAACACCCAGTTCAAACTGGCAGAACTGGACAGCGAACTCACCGCCCTGCGGGTGTTTATCGATAAGTGTCTGGAACTGCATTACGAGGAAAAACTTGACGTTTCCACCGCAGCCAAAGCCAAGCTGCTCGCCACGGATTTCCAGTGCAAGCTGCTCGATGAATGTATGCAGCTGCACGGAGGATTCGGCTACATGTGGGAATACCCCATCGCGCGCGCCTGGGCCGATGCGCGGGTGCAGCGTATCTACGCCGGAACCAATGAAATCATGAAGCTGATCATTTCCCGGGAACTGCTCAAAGACCACTAA
- the rpiA gene encoding ribose-5-phosphate isomerase RpiA, with the protein MNQDQLKQDVARAAVEYITPMLEADTIVGVGTGSTANYFIDFLAEKKGLFDGTVASSEASAERLKSHGIPVYDLNAVDGIRVYVDGADETNPLLQLIKGGGAALTREKIVAACSEEFVCIADESKWVEVLGNFPLPVEVIPMARSYVAREIVKLGGDPVYREGVTTDNGNVILDVHNMQIAKPLALEDAINNITGVVTNGLFAARPADVLLLGTAEGVKTIKSKV; encoded by the coding sequence ATGAATCAGGATCAGCTCAAGCAGGACGTCGCGCGCGCCGCGGTGGAATACATCACCCCGATGCTGGAGGCAGACACCATCGTCGGCGTCGGCACCGGCTCCACCGCCAACTATTTCATCGATTTCCTGGCGGAGAAGAAGGGCCTGTTCGACGGCACCGTGGCCAGCTCCGAGGCTTCCGCCGAGCGTCTCAAGTCCCACGGCATCCCGGTCTACGACCTCAATGCGGTAGACGGCATCCGCGTCTATGTGGACGGTGCCGATGAAACCAACCCGCTGCTGCAACTGATCAAGGGCGGCGGCGCGGCGCTTACCCGCGAGAAAATCGTCGCCGCCTGCTCCGAGGAGTTTGTGTGTATTGCCGACGAGAGCAAATGGGTGGAAGTACTGGGCAACTTCCCACTGCCGGTGGAAGTCATCCCCATGGCGCGCTCGTATGTGGCCCGCGAAATCGTCAAGCTGGGCGGTGACCCGGTGTACCGCGAGGGTGTGACCACCGACAACGGCAATGTCATCCTCGATGTGCACAATATGCAAATCGCCAAACCGCTGGCGCTGGAAGACGCGATCAACAACATCACCGGCGTGGTCACCAACGGCCTGTTTGCCGCGCGCCCGGCGGATGTCCTGTTGCTCGGCACGGCCGAGGGTGTGAAGACCATCAAGTCAAAAGTCTAA
- a CDS encoding amidohydrolase, which translates to MATETADAIFHNGVIITIDDKHPTAEAVAVKDGKIIAVGKRDQVLKTANENTRKIDLAGKTMLPGFFDSHGHAWMIGFQSMTANLLPPPDGTGKDITSLIKLLQGWAAANQDAVKQIGWIVGFGYDNSQLAEQRHPTRKDLDLVSADIPILIIHQSGHLGVANSKALEIASISANTQNPKGGVFQREADGKTPNGVAEEYAFFQLVGAFGKSLNKDVNDLFGIEGTKLLASYGYTTAQEGRATQASLDALKRVADSGALKIDLVVYPDILEIPDIHPTLEYHNRLRVGGAKLTIDGSPQGKTAWLTQPYFIPPPGQDKDYRGYPAITEQQAMDAVEKAFAHNWQILVHCNGDAAIDLMIKAVKAAEAKHPNVHNRPVLIHGQTLRRDQVDEIKKLGIFPSLFPMHTFYWGDYHRDSVLGPKRAANISPTGWVLAEGMMFGTHHDAPVALPDSMRVLSATVTRRSRSGRVIGPEHRVPVATALKAMTLWPAWQHFEEKRKGSIEVGKLADLVVLSDNPLTVSEDQLANLKVMETYKEGVSVYKRDSATASAPSPAMFGVTLPNRNTHDAHNLGIRHQHGDGCFNDALSLLMHAVEQASQNE; encoded by the coding sequence ATGGCGACTGAGACCGCAGACGCCATATTCCACAACGGCGTGATTATCACCATTGACGATAAGCACCCCACGGCGGAAGCCGTGGCGGTAAAAGACGGCAAAATAATCGCCGTCGGTAAACGCGACCAGGTACTTAAAACCGCCAACGAAAATACCCGGAAAATCGATCTCGCAGGCAAAACCATGCTTCCCGGATTTTTCGATTCCCACGGCCACGCTTGGATGATCGGCTTCCAGTCCATGACCGCCAACTTGTTACCCCCGCCGGATGGTACAGGCAAAGACATAACGTCATTGATCAAGCTCTTGCAGGGTTGGGCAGCCGCCAACCAGGATGCCGTCAAACAGATTGGCTGGATTGTGGGTTTCGGTTACGACAATTCACAACTGGCGGAACAGCGCCATCCCACCCGCAAGGATCTGGATCTGGTCTCTGCCGATATTCCCATTCTGATCATCCACCAATCCGGTCACCTCGGCGTCGCCAATTCCAAGGCGCTGGAAATCGCAAGCATATCTGCAAATACCCAAAATCCGAAAGGCGGCGTATTCCAGCGGGAGGCCGATGGCAAAACCCCCAATGGCGTCGCCGAAGAGTATGCATTCTTTCAACTGGTTGGCGCATTTGGTAAATCGCTCAACAAGGATGTGAATGATCTCTTCGGGATTGAGGGCACCAAGCTGCTCGCCTCTTATGGCTACACCACCGCACAGGAGGGGCGCGCAACCCAGGCATCGCTCGATGCACTGAAGCGGGTCGCAGACAGCGGCGCGTTGAAAATCGATCTGGTCGTGTACCCGGACATTCTCGAAATTCCGGATATACACCCGACACTCGAGTACCACAATCGTTTACGGGTAGGCGGCGCCAAGCTCACCATTGACGGCTCACCACAGGGAAAAACCGCCTGGCTGACACAGCCCTATTTCATACCGCCGCCGGGGCAGGACAAGGATTACCGAGGATATCCCGCGATCACCGAACAGCAAGCGATGGACGCAGTGGAAAAGGCCTTTGCCCATAATTGGCAGATTCTGGTGCACTGTAATGGCGATGCCGCCATCGACCTGATGATCAAGGCGGTGAAGGCCGCAGAAGCGAAGCACCCCAATGTACACAACCGGCCGGTGCTGATTCACGGGCAGACGCTGCGGCGGGATCAGGTGGACGAAATCAAGAAGCTGGGGATTTTCCCCTCGCTGTTCCCAATGCATACCTTTTACTGGGGTGACTATCACCGCGACTCTGTGCTGGGGCCTAAGCGCGCGGCGAATATTTCTCCCACTGGCTGGGTGCTGGCTGAAGGCATGATGTTCGGTACCCACCACGATGCGCCGGTGGCATTGCCGGATTCCATGCGCGTGCTGTCTGCCACCGTCACCCGCCGCTCCCGCAGCGGTCGTGTCATCGGGCCCGAGCACCGCGTACCGGTAGCAACCGCGTTAAAGGCAATGACCCTTTGGCCCGCGTGGCAGCACTTTGAGGAAAAGCGCAAAGGTTCGATCGAAGTTGGCAAGCTCGCGGATCTAGTGGTGCTTTCGGATAACCCGCTGACGGTATCGGAAGACCAGCTAGCTAACCTCAAGGTGATGGAGACTTACAAGGAGGGTGTTTCGGTTTAC
- a CDS encoding DUF4168 domain-containing protein, producing the protein MKPTAIYSAALALALAVSSAFADTAVTDAQLQKFADAYRSIVTLSQEYAPKIKTAADAAAAEAINVEAQAKMLAAVEGAGLSKDEYQNIATQLRNDPALLQKVNDILQRTAAAP; encoded by the coding sequence ATGAAGCCAACCGCCATCTACTCCGCCGCACTCGCCCTGGCGCTCGCCGTGTCCAGCGCGTTTGCGGACACCGCCGTGACCGACGCACAGCTGCAGAAATTCGCCGACGCCTACCGCTCCATCGTGACCCTGAGTCAGGAATACGCACCCAAGATCAAGACCGCCGCCGATGCTGCTGCCGCCGAGGCAATCAATGTGGAGGCGCAGGCCAAAATGCTTGCTGCGGTTGAAGGCGCGGGCCTGAGCAAAGACGAGTACCAGAACATTGCGACCCAGCTGCGCAACGATCCGGCGCTGCTGCAGAAGGTGAACGACATACTGCAGAGAACTGCTGCCGCCCCCTGA
- a CDS encoding helix-turn-helix domain-containing protein → MAAPAYSELNPTICRRLLIAYLIEQLPRPNNPALEEVTGWPRRTIQDVIAKGLPGHGTLVEFVQQGVRNNDGYYELKDWGSIDGDWVRANLDAIARVLELAPERLPAP, encoded by the coding sequence ATGGCTGCACCTGCCTACAGCGAGCTCAATCCCACCATCTGTCGCCGCCTGCTGATCGCCTACCTGATCGAACAGCTGCCGCGCCCGAATAACCCGGCGCTGGAGGAGGTGACGGGCTGGCCCCGCCGCACCATCCAGGATGTCATCGCCAAGGGGCTGCCGGGCCACGGTACTCTGGTTGAGTTTGTGCAGCAGGGAGTGCGCAATAACGATGGTTATTACGAATTGAAAGACTGGGGATCTATCGACGGCGACTGGGTGCGGGCCAATCTCGATGCGATTGCCCGGGTGCTGGAACTGGCGCCGGAGCGTCTACCGGCGCCATAG
- a CDS encoding transglycosylase SLT domain-containing protein — protein MIEKNKKLTLALLALPTLLAAGCATTPPSNPDDLCAIFREKDDWYHDAAKSARRWNTPIATMMATLHQESRFVHDAKPPRTKILWFIPGPRPSDAYGYAQALGPTWKSYQRDSSNYGADRDDFADAIDFVGWYHNTSQRQCSIKPNDTYHLYLAYHEGQGGYNRRTYRNKKWLQDVAHKVSARAQNYQRQLNSCEASLKKRKKFLGLF, from the coding sequence ATGATCGAAAAGAATAAGAAACTGACTCTGGCGCTGCTCGCCCTGCCAACCCTGTTGGCGGCGGGCTGCGCCACCACGCCGCCCAGCAATCCCGACGACCTGTGCGCAATTTTCCGCGAGAAGGACGACTGGTATCACGACGCCGCCAAATCCGCGCGCCGCTGGAACACGCCGATCGCCACCATGATGGCCACGCTGCATCAGGAATCCCGCTTTGTGCACGACGCCAAGCCGCCGCGCACCAAGATTCTGTGGTTTATTCCCGGTCCGCGCCCGTCCGACGCCTACGGTTACGCCCAGGCCCTCGGGCCGACCTGGAAAAGCTACCAGCGCGACTCCAGCAACTACGGCGCCGACCGCGACGACTTTGCCGATGCCATCGACTTTGTGGGCTGGTACCACAACACCAGCCAGCGCCAGTGCAGCATCAAGCCCAACGACACCTACCACCTGTACCTCGCCTATCACGAGGGCCAGGGCGGCTATAACCGCCGCACCTACCGCAACAAGAAATGGCTACAGGATGTGGCCCACAAGGTATCCGCACGGGCACAAAACTATCAGCGACAGCTAAACAGTTGTGAAGCGTCACTTAAAAAGCGGAAAAAATTCCTTGGCCTGTTCTGA
- a CDS encoding OmpA family protein produces MADNLLEMAVRHLGSTGLSALGNALGLPDGKSESAFTASAASVLAGMLNKAGSESGLGTLLNMATKSTSMDLSSPVDIFTTPDKMTSLQDLGGNIVDTLFGHKRDGVVNLLTSALGLSGNKGGSLLRIAAPVIMSLVGKLVKSKGLNMEGLAALLLGQKAYVKDKIPAGLLKELGVANFDELAERTVVETTPRHTARAATPPPPVKKSGWGKWLWPLLIALGVLWALNMCAKKERVDDGTGGVIIEEKEVEKAPPMPPEETITTPAPEVTEETVIVEDFGQQLRDYLASASRDPNREFPLQIEFPTDGSMPNVESLPDVQTLITIMQENPGLSIAIEGHTDSDGDAAANQKLSESRAQAVMKMLVDAGIEGSRVTAVGVGSANPIADNSTEEGKQKNRRIAVKVTSYEQQ; encoded by the coding sequence ATGGCTGACAATCTTCTGGAAATGGCGGTGCGCCATTTGGGTTCAACTGGTCTCAGTGCGCTCGGTAACGCCCTGGGGCTGCCGGATGGCAAGAGTGAATCGGCGTTCACCGCCAGTGCAGCGTCCGTGCTCGCAGGGATGCTGAACAAGGCCGGCAGCGAGAGTGGGCTGGGCACGCTGCTGAACATGGCCACCAAAAGCACCAGCATGGATCTGTCCTCCCCGGTCGATATTTTTACCACCCCGGACAAGATGACCAGTCTGCAGGACCTGGGCGGCAATATTGTCGACACCCTGTTTGGCCACAAGCGAGACGGCGTCGTCAACTTGCTCACCAGTGCGCTGGGCCTGAGCGGTAACAAAGGTGGCAGCCTGCTGCGTATTGCCGCACCGGTGATCATGTCGCTGGTGGGCAAGCTGGTGAAAAGCAAGGGCCTGAATATGGAGGGCCTGGCGGCGCTGTTGCTGGGTCAGAAAGCCTACGTCAAAGACAAGATCCCCGCGGGTCTGTTGAAAGAACTGGGTGTAGCCAACTTCGACGAGCTGGCCGAGCGCACCGTGGTGGAAACCACACCGCGCCATACTGCGCGCGCGGCGACGCCGCCACCACCGGTGAAGAAAAGTGGCTGGGGCAAGTGGCTGTGGCCGCTACTGATCGCACTGGGCGTGCTGTGGGCACTGAATATGTGCGCGAAGAAAGAACGGGTGGATGACGGCACCGGTGGGGTGATCATTGAGGAGAAAGAGGTAGAAAAGGCTCCGCCCATGCCACCGGAAGAAACCATTACCACCCCGGCTCCGGAAGTTACCGAGGAGACCGTGATTGTTGAAGATTTCGGCCAGCAGCTGCGGGATTACCTGGCCAGTGCCAGCCGCGACCCGAACCGCGAGTTCCCGCTGCAGATCGAGTTCCCCACCGACGGCAGTATGCCCAATGTGGAATCCCTGCCGGATGTGCAGACACTGATCACGATCATGCAGGAGAACCCCGGCCTGTCCATCGCCATCGAGGGGCATACCGATTCTGACGGCGATGCCGCGGCCAATCAGAAGCTGTCTGAGTCCCGCGCCCAGGCGGTAATGAAAATGCTGGTGGATGCCGGTATCGAAGGCAGCCGCGTCACTGCGGTGGGTGTTGGCTCCGCCAATCCGATCGCGGACAACAGCACCGAGGAAGGCAAGCAGAAAAACCGTCGCATCGCAGTGAAGGTGACTTCCTACGAGCAGCAGTGA
- a CDS encoding AraC family transcriptional regulator — protein METESITTEHQASTEQQASTAGFEARGILAAAVYAHLAGARAAGVDCDQLLLDAGIAPASAQVPDARIGREQLARLLRLLWDQLGDESGGYLARPWLPGTFAMMGHATLSSPTLRRALLRSSRFVAMVSDDLHIKLVEDGEEAKLIIHHGNQKRLQNQNFVESLAVIWLRFFSWLIDRTILLERVHLAFPPPDYDEEYNDMFPCRHYFHQRETCLVFSTRYLSMPLVRDAQQLSEFLARAPECLLAQYKSDNSFTGRIRRMLQSHNSIENLSLDDVAERLFTSPQTLRRRLKDEGNSWQDIKDSVRRDMAMYQLKQQETAVAEIAERLGFSEPSAFNRAFKKWTGLAPGAYREKHRG, from the coding sequence GTGGAGACAGAATCCATAACAACAGAACACCAAGCATCCACAGAACAGCAGGCATCCACCGCCGGCTTTGAGGCCCGCGGCATTCTCGCCGCTGCGGTATATGCACACCTGGCTGGCGCCCGCGCCGCCGGCGTCGACTGTGACCAGCTGCTGCTGGATGCCGGTATTGCCCCCGCCAGTGCGCAGGTACCAGACGCCCGAATCGGCCGTGAACAGCTGGCGCGGTTGTTGCGCCTGCTGTGGGACCAGTTGGGAGACGAATCCGGCGGCTATCTCGCGCGCCCCTGGCTGCCCGGCACCTTTGCCATGATGGGTCACGCCACCCTGAGCAGCCCCACCCTGCGCCGCGCGCTGCTGCGCTCCTCCCGCTTTGTCGCCATGGTGAGCGATGACCTGCATATCAAGCTGGTGGAAGATGGTGAGGAGGCCAAACTCATCATCCATCACGGCAACCAGAAGCGGCTGCAGAACCAGAATTTTGTCGAATCCCTCGCGGTTATCTGGCTGCGTTTTTTCAGCTGGCTGATCGATCGCACTATTTTGCTGGAGCGGGTACACCTCGCGTTTCCGCCGCCGGATTACGACGAGGAATACAACGATATGTTTCCCTGCCGGCACTATTTCCACCAGCGGGAAACCTGCCTGGTGTTCAGCACGCGCTACCTCAGTATGCCACTGGTGCGCGATGCCCAGCAGCTGAGTGAATTTCTTGCGCGCGCGCCGGAGTGCCTGCTGGCCCAGTACAAATCCGACAACAGTTTTACCGGTCGCATCCGCCGCATGCTGCAGAGCCACAACAGCATCGAAAATCTGTCACTGGACGACGTCGCCGAGCGCCTGTTCACGTCCCCGCAGACCCTGCGCCGGCGATTGAAAGACGAGGGTAACAGTTGGCAGGACATCAAGGATTCCGTGCGCCGCGACATGGCCATGTACCAGCTGAAACAACAGGAAACCGCGGTGGCGGAAATTGCCGAGCGCCTCGGCTTTTCCGAGCCTAGCGCGTTCAACCGCGCGTTCAAGAAGTGGACCGGTCTCGCTCCCGGCGCCTACCGCGAAAAACACCGCGGCTGA
- a CDS encoding cryptochrome/photolyase family protein: protein MKTLRLILGDQLNHKHSWYRSDDKDTLYFIAEMRQETDYVTHHIQKVVAFFEAMETFAGWLRARGKQVIHYRLDHSENTQALGSNIARLIHAHGIQKFEYQLPDEYRLDQQLKQLADDLSIPSEAFDSEHFLTNRDELAEFFQGKESLLMESFYRHMRRKHNILMENGEPVGGQWNFDKSNRNKWKGNPPIPHARGFRKDVRETVTRIESAGVNTFGRIDAEHFSWPTTREDCLSVLHHFCEHLLVHFGDFQDAMDPDETFLFHSRLSFAMNCKLLHPREVIDAVIYHWQQHRKSISINEVEGFVRQILGWREYMRGVYWREMPGYARSNRLHNHRELPAFYWTADTKMNCLHHAIDNSLDHAYAHHIQRLMITGNFALLTQVHPNHVDAWYLGIYIDAIEWVEITNTRGMSQFADGGLVATKPYISSGSYINKMSNYCQGCRYNVKEKLGEDACPFNSLYWNFLADKREHFQGNHRMAMMLSLLEKMDTEELKALQDRARQIIRNPDSF, encoded by the coding sequence GTGAAAACCCTGCGACTCATTCTGGGCGACCAGCTCAACCACAAACACTCCTGGTACCGCAGCGACGATAAAGACACGCTGTACTTTATCGCCGAGATGCGCCAGGAGACCGACTATGTAACACACCATATCCAGAAAGTGGTGGCCTTCTTCGAAGCCATGGAAACCTTTGCCGGCTGGCTGCGCGCCCGCGGCAAACAGGTGATCCACTATCGGCTCGACCATTCCGAAAACACACAAGCGCTCGGCAGCAACATCGCGCGCCTGATCCATGCGCACGGAATACAGAAATTCGAATATCAGCTGCCGGACGAATACCGCCTGGACCAGCAGCTGAAACAGCTGGCGGATGACCTCAGCATCCCGAGTGAGGCCTTCGACAGCGAGCACTTCCTCACCAACCGCGATGAACTTGCCGAATTTTTCCAGGGCAAAGAATCACTGCTGATGGAAAGTTTCTATCGGCATATGCGCCGCAAGCACAACATCCTCATGGAAAACGGTGAACCCGTCGGAGGACAGTGGAATTTCGACAAGAGCAACCGCAACAAGTGGAAGGGGAATCCTCCCATTCCCCATGCGCGCGGCTTTCGCAAGGATGTGCGCGAGACCGTCACGCGTATAGAAAGCGCCGGGGTAAATACATTTGGCCGTATCGATGCGGAGCATTTTTCATGGCCGACCACCCGCGAGGACTGCCTCAGCGTTCTGCACCATTTCTGCGAGCATCTGCTGGTGCATTTCGGAGACTTTCAGGATGCCATGGACCCGGACGAGACCTTCCTGTTCCACAGCCGCCTGAGCTTCGCCATGAACTGCAAGCTGTTGCATCCGCGGGAAGTGATCGATGCGGTAATTTACCACTGGCAGCAGCACCGGAAGAGCATCTCCATCAATGAGGTAGAGGGTTTCGTGCGGCAGATTCTCGGCTGGCGGGAATACATGCGCGGGGTTTACTGGCGGGAAATGCCGGGCTATGCCCGCAGTAACCGCCTGCACAACCACCGGGAACTGCCAGCGTTTTACTGGACCGCAGACACCAAAATGAATTGCCTGCACCACGCCATCGACAACAGCCTGGATCACGCTTACGCGCATCATATCCAGCGCCTGATGATCACCGGCAACTTCGCCCTGCTCACCCAGGTACACCCGAACCACGTGGACGCCTGGTATCTGGGAATTTACATCGACGCCATCGAATGGGTCGAAATCACCAACACCCGCGGCATGAGCCAGTTTGCCGACGGCGGTCTGGTCGCCACCAAGCCCTATATCAGCAGCGGAAGTTACATCAACAAGATGAGCAATTACTGCCAGGGCTGCCGTTATAACGTGAAGGAAAAGCTCGGCGAAGATGCCTGTCCTTTTAACAGCCTGTACTGGAATTTCCTCGCGGACAAGCGCGAGCACTTTCAAGGCAACCACCGCATGGCGATGATGCTGAGCCTGCTGGAAAAAATGGATACGGAGGAATTGAAAGCGCTGCAGGACCGGGCCCGCCAGATCATTCGCAACCCCGATTCGTTTTAA